GCGCGCTGCACGCCGTGATTGGTCCCAACGGCGCGGGCAAGAGCAGCCTCTTCAACTGCGTCAGCGGCATCCACCGCCACATGGAGGGGCACGTGCGATTGGAGGGACAGGCGCTCACGGGCCTGGAGCCACCGGAGATTGCCCGTCGCGGCGTGTCGCGGATGTTCCAGAACCTGGCGCTCTTCGAGCACCTCACGGTGCTGGAGAACCTGCTGCTCGGCCGACATCCGAAGTACCGCACGGGGCTCTTGCGTCACCTGTTCTGGACGCGCGGCGCGAGGCAGGAGGAAGTCCGTCATCGCGAGAAGGCCGAGGAGGTCATCAACTTCCTCTCGCTGGAGCACTACCGGTGGATGCCCGTGTCGGTGCTGCCCTACGGCATCCGCAAGCGCGTGGAGCTGGGCCGCGCGCTGTGCATGGAGCCGAAGCTGCTGCTCCTGGACGAGCCCACCGCCGGGCTCAACCAGGAGGAGACCGAGGACATGGCCAACCACCTGCTCGACATCCGTCACGAGCTGGGGGTGACACAGGTGCTCATCGGCCACGAGCTGCGCTTCGTGATGGACCTGGCCACGCAGGTGACGGTGCTGGACCGCGGTCGCGTCATCGCGAACGGGCCGCCCTCGGCGCTGCGTGAGGACTCGCGCGTGCTCAGCGCCTATGTCGGCGGGGCGGTGGCGGCATGAGCACGGCGTTGCCGCTGAGCCTGCCGGGCCAGCTCTACCTGCGCGCGGAGCAACACCCGAACGCGGTGGCCATCCGAGAGAAGCGCCTGGGCCTCTGGCGGGAGCTGTCCTTCCAGGGCTACCTGGAGCGCGTCGGGTGGACGGCGAGGATGTTGTGGGAGCTGGGCGTGCGCGCCGGGGACTCGGTGGCCATCCTCAGCGACAACCGGCCCGAGTGGCTGTTCACGGACCTGGGCGCGCAGGTGGTCGGCGCGCGCGGCGTGGGCATCTACCAGACGAACCCCGCCGCGGACGTGGCGTACATCCTCAACGACGCGCGCTGTCGCGTCGTGCTCTGCGAGGACCAGGAGCAGTACGACAAGGTGGCCGCCGTCGCCGGCGAGACGCCCTCCGTCGAGCACGTGCTCGTCGTCGAGCCGAGGGGCCTGCGCGGCGTGGAGGACTCGCGGCTGCGCCTCTGGGAGCGCTTCCTGGAGGAAGGCCGCGCGCTGCTGGAGCGGGAGCCCGAGTGGCTGAAGGCCCAGCTCGCGGCGCGCAGTCCGGATGAGCCGGCGATGGTCATCTACACCTCGGGCACCACGGGTTCACCGAAGGGCGCGCTCGTCTCCAGCCGCAACATGCTCGAGGGCTCGGCGACGTTCACCTCCCAGCTCGGGTTGGGACAGGAGGACAGCGTCGTCTCGTACCTGCCGCTGTGTCACGTCGCGGAGAAG
The Myxococcus guangdongensis genome window above contains:
- a CDS encoding ABC transporter ATP-binding protein; this encodes MALLELDDVGLSFSGVRALDGVSFCIEAGALHAVIGPNGAGKSSLFNCVSGIHRHMEGHVRLEGQALTGLEPPEIARRGVSRMFQNLALFEHLTVLENLLLGRHPKYRTGLLRHLFWTRGARQEEVRHREKAEEVINFLSLEHYRWMPVSVLPYGIRKRVELGRALCMEPKLLLLDEPTAGLNQEETEDMANHLLDIRHELGVTQVLIGHELRFVMDLATQVTVLDRGRVIANGPPSALREDSRVLSAYVGGAVAA